One genomic segment of Luteibaculum oceani includes these proteins:
- a CDS encoding ABC transporter permease: protein MLGNPTFRIKKLIAIIAGGILVIPLAFLVYRGILGWSFLGEINSSIYLATTKLVVLTLFLACLLAVVNGVFLFYFQGKHKQLLFLLLLLPLAFPTYIMAFNYAVIWEFLSYLFGVSRSGIKSIYGLSLVCSLCLYPYILLPFHMFLQKRGKAWFAQAEVMGVSQGKLWISVVLPCSAGAILLGASLVGYELLNDYGAAKYYGVNTLTTQIFKSWFGRNQLNEAMGIALLLLVIILALRYVVSVFKTEEGKTSKTQVLYTPKLRVAVSIFLSFFFWFTLLAALLLPVFAMGYGLYFDWNLQDWSILFSAGLNSVVVALLNALFTVLIVAIIAEMEVFSSSKYLKANHKILASGYAIPGAVIAVAVIGFGTGVFKLIAEVDFELAKWLNQSLILLLLALVFKLYAVAVPSVQVGWETFGKSQVAAIKVFQRFSSINLFGRVVQPQMLKFYAGAALFVFIDTLKELPITLLLRPFNFETLAVKAYNLVEDEFLYRAAPYSLIICLFCALGIYLFNRINRTLD from the coding sequence ATGCTCGGAAATCCCACTTTTCGAATTAAAAAACTTATAGCAATTATAGCCGGCGGAATTCTAGTTATTCCGTTGGCTTTTTTGGTTTATAGGGGGATTTTGGGTTGGTCTTTTTTAGGCGAAATAAATTCATCCATTTACCTTGCCACCACCAAACTTGTGGTGCTTACGCTATTTTTAGCATGCCTGTTGGCAGTGGTAAATGGGGTTTTTCTATTCTATTTTCAGGGAAAGCACAAGCAGTTGCTATTCCTCCTTTTGTTATTGCCATTGGCATTTCCAACCTACATAATGGCTTTTAATTATGCGGTAATCTGGGAGTTTTTGTCCTATTTATTTGGAGTTTCCAGAAGTGGGATTAAATCCATTTATGGTTTGTCTTTAGTCTGCAGCCTATGCTTGTATCCGTATATTTTATTGCCCTTTCATATGTTTTTGCAAAAAAGGGGCAAGGCTTGGTTTGCCCAGGCGGAGGTGATGGGAGTTAGCCAAGGTAAATTATGGATATCGGTGGTTTTACCTTGCAGCGCTGGAGCAATTTTATTGGGGGCTTCATTGGTCGGGTATGAACTGTTAAATGACTACGGCGCGGCAAAATATTATGGAGTTAATACGCTAACTACCCAAATCTTCAAATCCTGGTTTGGAAGGAATCAATTAAATGAAGCTATGGGCATAGCTTTATTATTGTTGGTGATAATTTTAGCACTTAGGTATGTGGTTTCGGTATTTAAAACCGAAGAAGGAAAAACAAGTAAAACTCAAGTTTTATATACTCCGAAACTTCGGGTTGCTGTATCCATCTTTTTAAGCTTCTTTTTTTGGTTTACCCTACTTGCGGCACTGTTGCTGCCAGTCTTTGCTATGGGCTATGGATTATACTTTGACTGGAATTTGCAGGATTGGTCTATATTGTTCTCAGCTGGATTAAACAGTGTAGTGGTAGCTCTATTAAACGCTTTGTTTACGGTACTCATTGTAGCGATAATAGCGGAAATGGAGGTTTTTTCGAGTTCGAAATATCTTAAAGCCAACCATAAAATTTTAGCATCGGGTTATGCTATTCCCGGGGCGGTTATTGCAGTTGCGGTTATTGGGTTTGGGACTGGTGTTTTTAAGCTTATTGCTGAGGTAGATTTTGAATTGGCGAAGTGGTTAAATCAAAGCTTGATTTTGCTCTTATTGGCTTTGGTTTTTAAGCTTTATGCCGTAGCTGTCCCAAGTGTTCAGGTGGGGTGGGAGACCTTTGGGAAAAGCCAGGTTGCAGCGATAAAAGTGTTTCAACGATTTAGTTCTATTAATCTTTTTGGGCGAGTTGTTCAACCTCAAATGCTGAAGTTTTATGCAGGTGCCGCGCTTTTTGTTTTTATCGACACTCTTAAGGAACTTCCAATTACCTTATTGCTACGCCCATTTAACTTTGAAACCCTGGCTGTAAAAGCATATAATTTGGTGGAAGATGAGTTCCTGTACAGAGCAGCTCCATATTCCTTAATTATTTGTTTGTTTTGTGCTCTAGGTATTTACTTGTTTAACCGAATAAATAGAACCCTTGATTAA